Proteins co-encoded in one Chrysemys picta bellii isolate R12L10 chromosome 13, ASM1138683v2, whole genome shotgun sequence genomic window:
- the ZHX3 gene encoding zinc fingers and homeoboxes protein 3, with the protein MASKRKSTTPCMIPVKTMVLQEMESDAVENDHEGTQQHMPPEPPAAGDAVINNSSNNATLSNGHRSIMDGDTYLCKYCDFGSQDVNHFFGHMDSEHLDFSKDPSFVCVECSFLAQSHKGLLHHNAECHGGETSFLWNVAKQDNHTTVEQSISDATSNQDISGEFCEEGVDGQAEIIITKTPIMKIMKGKPEAKKIHMLKENVSNQPGDDLAMKDGDHSFTNGSLPASRSTASSAKSSHIVNGSILGNVPVLQAGVAQLVSLQQQQPQLHQDLPTSKSLPKVMIPLSSIPTYNAAMDSNSFLKNSFHKFPYPTKAELCYLTVVTKYPEEQLKIWFTAQRLKQGISWSPEEIEDARKKMFNTVIQSVPQPTITVLNTPLVANASNVQHLIQATLPGHMVGQPEGTGGLLVTQPIMTNGLKGSSSSLTLAVTSIPKLQPITQHNNACSSSASAVKVVNTAQSLLTACPSISSQAFMDPSIYKNKKSHEQLSALKGSFCRNQFPGHAEVERLTKITGLTTREVRKWFSDRRYHFRNMKGSRAMFAGDNTIIIDSMPDITFTVSPKEIDLTSTTAAMPVAHHQTRRQSWHQTPDFTPTKYKERAPDQLKALEGSFAQNPFPPEEEVDRLRSETKMTRREIDSWFSERRKKKVMEENKKAEEMVQQEEEDADNNCGEEEDSSDELRVSSENGSLDTPSSNQTSLERKVSPIKINLKKLRVTESNGKNELPEVCANDQGDNCSSRPPTPAKTKLNFKKTAQQRHLLKQMFVKTQRPTNQEYDAIVAQTGLPRAEIIRWFGDSRYGLKNGQLKWYENYRRGIFPPGLAVISPASKEILEDYYKKHKLLYEDDLQSLCERTQLNSQQLRVWFAVKADEETRAVSDTGSEDRYSGTGEQAGSQKGTCDASSEVSENSESWEPSGQEGHSELFDTFSQQPAVQLETD; encoded by the exons ATGGCTAGCAAAAGAAAATCCACAACTCCTTGCATGATACCGGTAAAAACAATGGTGCTGCAGGAGATGGAATCAGATGCTGTGGAAAATGATCATGAAGGAACTCAACAGCACATGCCTCCTGAACCACCGGCAGCTGGTGATGCTGTTATTAACAATAGCAGCAATAATGCAACATTGTCTAATGGGCATCGCAGTATTATGGACGGTGATACTTACTTGTGTAAGTATTGCGATTTTGGATCGCAAGATGTTAATCATTTCTTTGGACACATGGATTCTGAGCACTTAGACTTCAGCAAAGACCCCTCGTTTGTATGTGTTGAGTGCAGTTTTCTGGCACAAAGCCACAAAGGGCTTTTGCATCACAATGCGGAGTGCCACGGTGGTGAAACTAGCTTCCTCTGGAATGTGGCTAAGCAGGATAATCACACAACAGTGGAGCAAAGTATCTCTGATGCCACCAGCAACCAAGACATTTCAGGAGAATTCTGTGAGGAGGGGGTAGATGGTCAAGCTGAAATCATCATCACCAAAACTCCCATTATGAAGATAATGAAAGGTAAGCCTGAGGCCAAAAAAATTCACATGCTAAAGGAGAACGTATCAAATCAGCCAGGCGATGATTTGGCGATGAAAGATGGTGACCATTCATTCACCAATGGGTCTTTGCCAGCCAGCCGGTCAACAGCCAGCTCAGCAAAATCATCTCACATAGTCAATGGCTCCATATTGGGAAACGTGCCTGTTTTGCAGGCAGGCGTTGCACAACTTGTGtcattgcagcagcagcagccgcagctGCACCAGGACCTACCCACGTCCAAATCCCTTCCTAAAGTGATGATTCCTCTGAGCAGCATTCCCACGTACAATGCAGCCATGGACTCCAACAGCTTCCTGAAAAACTCCTTCCATAAGTTTCCCTACCCTACAAAAGCTGAGCTTTGCTATTTGACTGTCGTGACCAAGTACCCAGAAGAGCAGCTTAAGATCTGGTTTACTGCCCAGAGGTTGAAACAAGGCATTAGCTGGTCCCCAGAGGAGATAGAAGATGCACGGAAAAAAATGTTCAACACAGTTATTCAGTCTGTACCGCAGCCCACTATCACagttttaaatacacctctagtTGCAAATGCCAGCAATGTCCAGCATCTCATTCAGGCAACTCTACCTGGTCACATGGTCGGGCAACCAGAAGGAACGGGAGGGTTACTCGTTACACAACCAATAATGACAAATGGATTAAAAGGAAGCAGCTCATCTCTCACGTTAGCAGTGACATCTATTCCCAAGCTCCAACCCATTACGCAACACAACAACGCGTGTTCGAGCAGCGCATCAGCTGTGAAGGTGGTCAACACAGCTCAGTCTCTGCTGACTGCATGCCCAAGCATATCTTCACAAGCTTTCATGGATCCCAGCATCTACAAAAATAAGAAGTCCCATGAGCAGCTGTCTGCACTGAAAGGCAGCTTCTGCAGGAATCAGTTCCCTGGCCACGCTGAAGTTGAGCGTCTGACCAAAATTACAGGCCTTACAACTAGGGAGGTTCGAAAGTGGTTTAGTGATAGGAGATATCATTTCAGGAATATGAAAGGCAGTAGAGCCATGTTTGCTGGAGATAATACAATAATTATTGACTCCATGCCTGACATTACCTTCACTGTGTCACCAAAAGAGATTGACTTAACCTCTACGACAGCAGCGATGCCTGTGGCTCATCACCAAACAAGGCGACAGTCCTGGCATCAAACGCCCGACTTCACCCCAACAAAATACAAAGAGAGAGCACCAGACCAGCTCAAGGCTTTGGAAGGCAGTTTTGCACAAAACCCTTTTCCTCCAGAGGAAGAAGTGGACCGTTTGAGGAGTGAAACAAAAATGACCAGGAGAGAAATTGATAGCTGGTTttcagagaggaggaaaaaaaaggtgatggaggaaaataaaaaagcagaagaAATGGTCCAGcaagaggaggaggatgctgaCAATAATTGTGGAGAAGAGGAAGACTCCTCAGATGAACTGAGGGTCTCAAGTGAAAATGGTTCATTAGACACCCCAAGCAGCAATCAAACTTCACTGGAGCGGAAAGTTAGTCCTATTAAAATCAATCTGAAGAAGCTTAGAGTGACTGAGTCAAATGGCAAAAATGAATTGCCAGAGGTATGTGCAAATGATCAAGGGGACAACTGTTCTAGCAGGCCACCTACCCCTGCAAAAACCaaactgaactttaaaaaaacagcCCAACAGCGGCATTTACTTAAACAAATGTTCGTAAAGACACAGCGACCAACAAATCAAGAATACGACGCCATAGTTGCTCAGACAGGTCTGCCCCGGGCTGAGATAATTCGCTGGTTTGGGGATAGCCGGTACGGTTTAAAAAATGGCCAGCTGAAATGGTATGAGAACTACAGGCGGGGTATCTTCCCTCCAGGTTTAGCGGTGATCAGCCCAGCTAGCAAAGAGATCCTAGAGGACTATTACAAAAAGCACAAGCTGCTGTATGAAGATGACCTTCAGAGCTTGTGTGAGAGAACTCAACTGAATTCACAGCAGCTTAGGGTGTGGTTTGCTGTAAAGGCAGACGAAGAAACCCGGGCCGTGTCTGACACGGGAAGCGAAGATCGATACTCGGGCACGGGCGAACAAGCAGGAAGCCAAAAAGGGACATGCGATGCCAGTTCGGAGGTATCTGAGAATAGCGAATCTTGGGAGCCCAGTGGCCAGGAAGGCCATTCGGAACTCTTTGATACATTTAGCCAGCAACCTGCAGTTCAGCTTG AAACAGATTGA